A genome region from Hevea brasiliensis isolate MT/VB/25A 57/8 chromosome 9, ASM3005281v1, whole genome shotgun sequence includes the following:
- the LOC110636757 gene encoding calcium-dependent protein kinase 1 isoform X3: protein MGNCGSCLPSTFTTDASDSSADSRHPPHSNVITVQPPSASPTPRPPPPHSLQPSNRPSLTASAVGRVLGRPMVDVRKTYAFGRELGRGQFGVTYLVTHKETKQQFACKSITTRKLINRDDIEDVRREVQIMHHLTGHRNIVELKGAYEDRHSVNLVMELCAGGELFDRIIAKGHYSEREAANLFRQIVTVVHYCHSMGVIHRDLKPENFLFLSTDENSLLKATDFGLSVFFKPGDVFKDLVGSAYYVAPEVLRRNYGAEVDIWSAGVILYILLSGVPPFWGVTEKAIFNSILWGHINFSSDPWPSISSSAKDLVKNMLRVDPKARLSAIEVLNHPWMREDGDVSDRPLDIAVLSRMKQFRAMNKLKKVALKVIAENLSEEEIMGLKEMFKSMDTDNSGTITCEELKASITKLGTKLSESEVRQLMEAVTSLFL, encoded by the exons ATGGGTAACTGTGGTAGCTGCCTACCCTCTACCTTCACCACCGACGCCTCAGACTCTTCCGCCGATTCCCGCCATCCTCCTCACTCCAATGTCATCACCGTCCAGCCCCCATCCGCCTCTCCCACGCCTCGCCCTCCACCTCCGCATTCACTACAACCCTCCAATCGTCCTTCCCTCACTGCTTCCGCCGTGGGCCGAGTCTTAGGTCGTCCCATGGTGGACGTCCGCAAAACATACGCGTTCGGCCGCGAGCTGGGTCGAGGCCAGTTCGGGGTCACCTATCTCGTCACCCACAAGGAAACGAAGCAGCAGTTCGCCTGCAAATCCATCACCACCCGCAAACTCATCAACCGCGATGACATTGAGGACGTCCGCCGTGAGGTCCAGATCATGCACCACCTTACTGGTCACAG GAATATAGTGGAGCTAAAAGGTGCATATGAGGATAGGCACTCGGTGAACTTGGTGATGGAGCTATGCGCTGGAGGGGAGTTGTTTGATCGGATCATAGCTAAGGGTCATTACTCAGAGAGAGAAGCAGCTAATCTATTTAGGCAGATCGTGACTGTTGTGCATTATTGTCATTCAATGGGAGTTATACATAGGGATTTGAAGCCTGAGAATTTTCTTTTCTTGAGTACTGATGAGAATTCCCTTTTGAAGGCTACTGATTTTGGCCTCTCCGTGTTCTTTAAGCCAG GTGATGTATTTAAAGACCTTGTTGGAAGTGCGTATTATGTAGCTCCTGAAGTATTACGTCGAAATTATGGAGCTGAGGTTGATATTTGGAGTGCTGGGGTTATACTGTATATTCTTCTTAGTGGGGTCCCGCCCTTTTGGGGAG TGACTGAAAAGGCCATTTTTAATTCTATTCTCTGGGGACATATCAATTTCTCCTCTGATCCATGGCCTTCCATATCCAGCAGCGCCAAAGATCTTGTGAAGAATATGCTAAGAGTTGATCCTAAGGCCCGACTTTCAGCGATAGAAGTCCTAA ATCATCCATGGATGCGAGAAGATGGTGATGTATCTGATAGGCCTCTTGATATTGCTGTTTTAAGTAGAATGAAACAattcagagcaatgaacaaacttaaAAAGGTAGCTCTAAAG GTAATTGCCGAAAACCTTTCTGAGGAAGAAATTATGGGCTTGAAGGAAATGTTCAAATCCATGGACACGGATAACAGCGGAACAATCACTTGT